One Microbacterium trichothecenolyticum DNA window includes the following coding sequences:
- a CDS encoding polysaccharide biosynthesis tyrosine autokinase: MRILRAYWKPIVALTILGGLAGLGWSATQPRVYTADSSGYVAAVTSDGSTGAALAGDQLALSKVKSFIDMGYWRSVADTARQDLGISDSPEALVQRVKVSNPIDTVNVRVDATGPTPESARDLAEAWIRAMTTQVDQLESHGSGAQGAVRLVAGDSARLPTAPSSPNVRLNVVLGAVAGLIAGVIFALVRRAFDRRLRSASDITQAVDASVVGVLPVDKDLAAGRAVFSFDDIRDGRGSFAHKEAMRELRTNLQYVDVDRPARIMVVTSPLPGDGKSTTAANLAVSIAATGQSVILVDADLRRPVLGGIFGFSDDVGLSDVLAGRAQIEQVAHQVDEHGRLFVVAAGRTPPNPSEMVGSKRMQALAHKLAEDLIVIVDSPPTLAVADAAVIASWADGAVVVVTAGRTTDDMLVRATQNITKTRGHILGIVLNRVPLRGADSNYYGMQYGGYYGYGVSREASRKPRWRLRRRASGVSTTDAPGTESSPRRRSADLPAENVSALRPLPQRRTTATPVGEATNEVRASQTGEGARGQVATRRRRSST; encoded by the coding sequence ATGCGCATCTTGCGCGCCTATTGGAAGCCCATCGTGGCGCTGACGATCTTGGGAGGACTGGCGGGTCTCGGCTGGAGTGCCACGCAGCCGCGGGTCTACACGGCCGACTCCAGCGGGTACGTCGCCGCGGTGACGTCTGACGGGTCGACCGGTGCGGCGCTGGCGGGCGACCAGCTGGCGCTGTCGAAGGTCAAGTCGTTCATCGACATGGGCTACTGGCGCAGCGTCGCCGACACCGCTCGACAGGACCTGGGAATCTCCGACAGCCCGGAGGCCCTGGTTCAGCGCGTCAAGGTCTCCAACCCCATCGACACCGTCAACGTGCGGGTGGATGCCACGGGACCGACCCCCGAATCCGCCCGCGACCTCGCTGAGGCGTGGATCCGGGCGATGACGACCCAGGTCGATCAGCTGGAGTCCCACGGCAGCGGTGCGCAGGGGGCGGTGCGCTTGGTCGCCGGGGACTCCGCTCGCCTCCCGACGGCGCCGTCGTCGCCGAACGTGCGACTCAACGTGGTGCTCGGTGCGGTCGCCGGTCTGATCGCCGGCGTCATCTTCGCGCTGGTGCGTCGCGCGTTCGATCGCCGGCTGCGTTCGGCGAGCGATATCACCCAGGCCGTGGATGCGTCGGTCGTCGGCGTCCTGCCCGTGGACAAGGATCTGGCCGCCGGACGTGCCGTCTTCTCCTTCGACGACATCCGCGATGGCCGCGGGTCGTTCGCGCACAAGGAGGCGATGCGGGAACTGCGCACCAACCTGCAGTACGTCGACGTCGATCGACCGGCGCGGATCATGGTCGTCACCAGTCCGCTCCCGGGTGACGGCAAGTCCACCACCGCTGCGAACCTCGCCGTGAGCATCGCGGCGACGGGGCAGTCGGTCATCCTCGTCGACGCGGATCTGCGGCGCCCGGTCCTCGGGGGGATCTTCGGATTCTCCGACGACGTGGGGCTCTCCGACGTGTTGGCCGGGCGCGCGCAGATCGAACAGGTCGCGCACCAGGTCGACGAGCATGGTCGACTCTTCGTCGTCGCGGCGGGCCGGACACCCCCGAACCCCAGCGAGATGGTGGGGTCCAAGCGCATGCAGGCGCTGGCTCACAAACTCGCAGAGGACCTGATCGTCATCGTGGACTCGCCTCCGACGCTCGCGGTCGCCGACGCCGCGGTGATCGCCAGTTGGGCGGATGGAGCGGTCGTCGTCGTGACCGCGGGCCGCACCACCGACGACATGTTGGTCCGGGCGACCCAGAACATCACCAAGACTCGTGGCCATATTCTCGGCATCGTGCTCAACCGCGTGCCTTTGCGCGGGGCGGACTCGAATTACTACGGGATGCAGTACGGCGGCTATTACGGCTACGGCGTCTCGCGTGAGGCGAGCCGGAAACCGCGGTGGCGCCTGCGGCGGCGCGCATCGGGCGTTTCGACGACGGACGCACCGGGGACGGAATCCTCTCCGCGACGCCGGTCGGCCGACCTGCCGGCTGAGAACGTCAGCGCTCTGCGCCCCCTTCCGCAGCGGAGGACGACGGCGACCCCCGTGGGTGAGGCTACGAATGAAGTCCGAGCGTCGCAGACTGGCGAGGGTGCGAGGGGACAGGTCGCGACGCGACGTCGCCGCAGCTCCACGTGA